One window from the genome of Treponema sp. OMZ 838 encodes:
- a CDS encoding RNA polymerase sigma factor, which yields MNMTTDYAAVYKKEGLNQTLRDYEVCKAVLNGNTQAFAVLAAQYQKRVYMLGLSFFDNTDDCEDFVQDVMLKAYSALGTFRAEAPFATWLMRIAYNTALNSVKKRRSYASLADGAEIEYRGDNPEEKHLNECIILSVREAVSNLPDNYRICIDLYFFYDMSYTDIAAVTELPLNTIKSHIFRAKKILREYLKEDRAVFEYTHRGSSFSYPAVVPH from the coding sequence ATGAATATGACAACCGATTATGCCGCCGTTTATAAAAAAGAAGGGCTTAATCAAACGCTGCGGGATTACGAGGTGTGCAAAGCGGTATTAAACGGCAATACGCAAGCTTTCGCCGTGTTGGCGGCGCAATATCAAAAACGGGTCTATATGCTCGGGTTGAGCTTTTTTGACAACACCGATGATTGTGAGGACTTTGTGCAGGATGTGATGCTGAAAGCATACTCTGCACTGGGAACGTTTCGGGCGGAAGCGCCGTTTGCAACATGGCTGATGCGTATCGCCTATAATACGGCGCTCAACTCGGTTAAAAAACGACGGAGCTATGCCTCACTTGCAGATGGTGCTGAAATTGAGTACCGGGGGGATAATCCCGAAGAAAAACATTTGAATGAATGTATCATCTTGTCAGTGCGTGAGGCGGTAAGTAATTTACCCGATAACTACCGTATTTGTATTGACCTTTACTTCTTTTACGACATGAGCTATACCGACATTGCGGCAGTTACCGAACTGCCGTTGAATACGATTAAATCTCATATCTTCCGTGCAAAGAAAATTTTACGGGAATATCTTAAAGAAGACCGTGCGGTCTTTGAATATACGCATCGGGGATCGAGTTTTTCGTATCCGGCCGTTGTGCCCCATTAG